A DNA window from Dehalococcoidales bacterium contains the following coding sequences:
- a CDS encoding (Fe-S)-binding protein: IYYLLFIVIASGFGISAAMENNAFYVIWCWVTDIIAPFIVIGVIWAIIRRYIGKPARLKGQLTWEAIFILMTVLIHPITHVGKIATQIAAGHAPAGLGLATPPISTAVSNLYAGVASLEASHAFWFWSHWVFVLLVMAIIGYTRYLHVVAAIINDVLQPKTKNMVERIDLKDQATFGVSRVDGFSRKQLLDVYACVVCGYCQENCPANLTDKPLNPRLIIRDINTNLMTNGPALLKKQSPSLDLIGDGGEGTISEDAIWACTTCGACMEVCPVYIEHVPKIIDMRRELVQVQAKFPEELLNLFENTEQRSNPWGIAPSDRAKWAANIEAQPFEEGKTEYLFYVGCAGAFDSRERQVSLAITRVLDAAGVSWGILGRDEACCGDSLRRLGNEYVYDQLVKQNLATFKERGVKKIITECPHCYTTLKNDYRQYGAELDVVHHTEFINRLLTEGRLKLNGTGGDLGNVVFHDSCYLGRHNDIYEAPRQALAAATGRAPTEMERHHNRAFCCGAGGGRMWMEESTGKRINIVRVEEALEKDPKTICVCCPYCMVMFEDGLKDMDADDRVKVLDLAEIVAARLK, translated from the coding sequence TATTATCCGACGCTATATCGGTAAGCCGGCACGGCTGAAGGGACAGCTGACCTGGGAAGCAATATTTATACTTATGACCGTTCTTATCCATCCTATTACTCACGTTGGCAAGATTGCCACGCAGATTGCCGCCGGGCACGCTCCCGCGGGGCTGGGTCTGGCCACACCGCCGATAAGTACGGCGGTGAGTAACCTCTACGCCGGTGTGGCTTCCCTGGAAGCATCACACGCTTTCTGGTTCTGGAGTCACTGGGTATTTGTATTGCTCGTCATGGCCATCATCGGCTATACGCGTTACCTGCACGTGGTGGCTGCTATTATCAATGACGTACTTCAGCCCAAAACCAAGAACATGGTTGAGCGGATCGACCTCAAGGACCAGGCAACCTTCGGGGTGTCCCGGGTGGACGGCTTTTCGCGGAAACAGCTCCTCGATGTCTATGCCTGTGTTGTCTGCGGTTACTGCCAGGAGAACTGTCCTGCAAACCTGACGGACAAGCCCCTCAATCCCCGCCTAATTATTCGTGACATCAATACTAACCTGATGACCAACGGTCCAGCTCTGCTAAAGAAGCAGTCGCCTTCCCTGGACCTGATTGGTGACGGCGGTGAAGGCACAATATCCGAGGACGCCATCTGGGCCTGCACCACCTGCGGGGCTTGCATGGAGGTGTGCCCGGTGTACATCGAGCACGTGCCCAAGATTATTGACATGCGGCGCGAGCTGGTGCAGGTGCAGGCTAAATTCCCCGAAGAGCTCCTTAACCTCTTCGAGAACACGGAACAACGCAGTAACCCCTGGGGCATTGCTCCCAGCGACCGTGCCAAGTGGGCGGCTAATATCGAGGCGCAACCCTTCGAGGAAGGTAAGACCGAGTATCTCTTCTACGTGGGCTGTGCCGGTGCCTTTGATTCCCGTGAGCGGCAGGTAAGCCTGGCGATTACCAGGGTCCTGGATGCTGCCGGAGTATCCTGGGGCATACTGGGCAGGGACGAAGCCTGCTGTGGCGATAGTCTGCGACGGCTCGGTAACGAGTATGTCTATGACCAACTGGTGAAGCAAAACCTGGCCACGTTCAAGGAGAGAGGGGTCAAGAAGATAATCACAGAGTGCCCTCACTGCTACACTACTCTGAAGAACGACTACCGCCAGTACGGTGCGGAGTTGGACGTCGTTCATCACACCGAATTTATCAACCGGCTGCTGACCGAAGGAAGGCTGAAGCTGAATGGTACCGGTGGAGACCTGGGGAATGTGGTCTTCCACGATTCCTGCTACCTGGGTCGCCATAACGATATCTACGAAGCCCCCCGTCAGGCGCTGGCCGCGGCTACCGGCCGGGCGCCGACCGAGATGGAGCGTCACCATAACCGTGCCTTCTGCTGTGGTGCCGGTGGTGGTCGGATGTGGATGGAGGAGAGCACCGGTAAGCGGATAAATATCGTCCGCGTCGAGGAAGCCCTGGAGAAAGACCCGAAGACAATCTGCGTCTGCTGCCCGTATTGCATGGTGATGTTTGAGGACGGGCTCAAGGATATGGATGCTGATGACCGTGTGAAGGTGCTGGACCTGGCGGAGATTGTTGCCGCAAGGTTGAAGTAG